Part of the Methanocella sp. genome is shown below.
GCCCGAGGACGGCGTCGTGTCCGAATTCATCGAGCCGATATCGAATGAGACCAGGCTGCGGATCCTGAAGTCGTTATATTACAGGCCCGGGACGTTCTCCTCACTGTCGAAGCTGACCGGCCTGCGTGCGGGCAACCTGCTATTCCACCTGCAAAAGCTGCAAAAGGCGGGACTGGCCATACAGCGCCACGAGGGCGGCGACTACCTGATCACCGAGAAGGGATACAGGTTATTGAACAGTCTTTACGACATCTGGGAAAAACGATAAATATTCCCCGCCTTCATAGTATTCCAAAATAGAAGTTGTGTTTATCATGTCCATACTCATAGCGCTGGCCGGGAAGCCGAACTGCGGCAAGTCCACCTTTTTCAAGGCCGCTACGCTCGCGGACGTCGAGATAGCGAACTATCCTTTTACGACCATCAAGCCGAACCTGGGCGTCTCGTATGTCAGGTCGAAGTGCCCCTGCAAAGAGCTGCACCTGGACTGCCCAAAATGTTCGAACGGCGAGCGCTTCATCGCCGTGGAATTGCTGGACGTGGCCGGGCTGGTGCCCGAGGCGCACAAGGGCAAAGGCCTGGGCAACGCTTTTCTGGACGACATGCGCCAGGCACAGGCCATTATTCACGTCATCGACGCCAGCGGCGGCACGGACATCGAGGGTAACGTCGTTCCGGCGGGCACGCACGACCCGCTGGACGACGTCAAATTCCTGGAGACCGAGATCACCATGTGGATGTTCGGCATCCTCCACAAGAACTGGGTCAAGCTGTCCCGGAAGGCGTCCGCATCGGGCGAGAAGATTGAGGACGTCATCGCCGAGCAGTTCGCCGGCCTGGGCATCGACGGGGTCATGGCAAAGCAGGCGCTGCTGGAGACGGGGCTCGCCGACAAGCACATCGTGAACTGGACAGAGCCCGAGATGATCGAGCTTTCCGACTTTTTGAGAAAGATCAGCAAGCCGCTGGTCATCGCCGCCAACAAGGCCGACATCGCCCCGCCCCAGAACCTGGAGAAGCTCAAGGGGCTCGAGAAGGACGGCTACCGCGTCATCACGTGCAGCGCCGGGATCGAGCTGGCGCTGAGGAATGCGGCTTCGCACGGCTTTATCGATTATTTACCGGGCGATAAGGACTTCACGGTCAAGAACGCCGATAAGCTTAATTCCGCCCAGAAGGGAGCGCTGGAAAAGATGCGCGATTTCTTAAAGAAGAACGACGGCACGGGCATCCAGAAGTGCCTCAACGAGGTCGTCTTCGGCCTGCTGGGATACATTGTCGCCTACCCGGTGGAGGACGAGAGCAAGTTCACCGACAAGAGCGGAAACGTGCTGCCCGACGCTTTCTTGATAAAGAAGGGCTCCACGGCCCGGGACCTCGCCTTCCGGGTGCACACGCAGATCGGCGAGTCGTTCCTCTTCGGCATCAACGCCCGCACCAAGATGAGGCTGGGCGATAAGTACGAGCTGCAGAATAATGACATTATCAAGATAACGTCCACTAAATAGCCGCTGAGGGACCAGCATATATTTATTTAAATACCGCAGCATACAGTAGAACATCAAGGCCAGGTAATTCTTATGGAGAGTAAAATAAAGTTAGTATTCATAGCCGTTATCCTGTCGGCGCTCGTCCTGGGGTGCACGTCTTCCGAAAAGGTCGTCAAGACGGGGGACACGGTCTCGGTAGACTATATCGGCCGGTACACGAACGGTACCGTCTTCGATACGTCGAACGCCACGGTCGCGCAGGCGAGCGGGATATATAATCCCGCCAGGGCATACGCGCCCTTCTCCTTTGTCGTAGGCGCGAACACCACAATAAAGGGCTTTGAAGATGCCGTCACAGGCATGAAGCTTAACGAGACGAAGACGAATGTCACGATCCCGCCGGAAAAAGCATACGGCGATTATAACGCTTCTAATGTCAAGACTGTGCCCGTGGAGACACTGACGGCCAACAACACGAACTTGAGCCTGTATGTCGGCGAGATCATCTCCTTCAACGACGAATACGTGTACATCGCGGCGGCCGGACCTGCGAATAATACG
Proteins encoded:
- a CDS encoding redox-regulated ATPase YchF, producing the protein MSILIALAGKPNCGKSTFFKAATLADVEIANYPFTTIKPNLGVSYVRSKCPCKELHLDCPKCSNGERFIAVELLDVAGLVPEAHKGKGLGNAFLDDMRQAQAIIHVIDASGGTDIEGNVVPAGTHDPLDDVKFLETEITMWMFGILHKNWVKLSRKASASGEKIEDVIAEQFAGLGIDGVMAKQALLETGLADKHIVNWTEPEMIELSDFLRKISKPLVIAANKADIAPPQNLEKLKGLEKDGYRVITCSAGIELALRNAASHGFIDYLPGDKDFTVKNADKLNSAQKGALEKMRDFLKKNDGTGIQKCLNEVVFGLLGYIVAYPVEDESKFTDKSGNVLPDAFLIKKGSTARDLAFRVHTQIGESFLFGINARTKMRLGDKYELQNNDIIKITSTK
- a CDS encoding peptidylprolyl isomerase: MESKIKLVFIAVILSALVLGCTSSEKVVKTGDTVSVDYIGRYTNGTVFDTSNATVAQASGIYNPARAYAPFSFVVGANTTIKGFEDAVTGMKLNETKTNVTIPPEKAYGDYNASNVKTVPVETLTANNTNLSLYVGEIISFNDEYVYIAAAGPANNTSKVVYMSKISPKAPYSINYNPNNDTVTLDYNSPLAGKTLVFDITVVDIKTKA